A genomic window from Oceanobacillus timonensis includes:
- the atpG gene encoding ATP synthase F1 subunit gamma: MASLRELKGRIDSTKKTKQITGAMELVSASKMSKAEQNAKGFVPYAEKLQEVVSSIASSTSDSNHPMLNKREVKKTGYLIVTSDRGLVGAYNSHILRSLMSKIDANHSSKDEYTIIVIGRKGYDFCRKRGLPVAQSIIGISDHPAFADVKNLASEAVQMYANEEIDELHVIYNHYVSAISQVVTDKQLLPIENIEGQTGATSDYEFEPNQEEILEVLLPQYAESLIFEALLDGKASEHAASMTAMRSATDNANELIDDLELSYNRARQAAITQEITEIVGGVAALE, translated from the coding sequence TTGGCATCACTTAGAGAATTAAAAGGAAGAATTGATTCTACAAAGAAAACAAAACAAATCACCGGAGCAATGGAACTTGTATCTGCATCTAAAATGTCTAAAGCAGAACAAAATGCGAAAGGGTTCGTTCCTTATGCAGAAAAACTGCAGGAAGTTGTCAGCAGTATCGCAAGTTCCACATCAGATTCCAATCATCCGATGCTAAATAAACGGGAAGTAAAGAAAACAGGCTATCTGATTGTTACTTCCGACCGTGGTTTGGTAGGGGCTTATAATAGTCATATCTTACGAAGTCTAATGAGTAAGATTGATGCAAATCATTCTTCCAAAGATGAATACACCATCATTGTTATTGGAAGAAAAGGGTATGATTTCTGTCGCAAACGTGGACTTCCAGTTGCACAGAGTATTATAGGTATATCCGATCATCCTGCATTTGCAGATGTGAAAAACCTTGCTTCCGAAGCGGTACAAATGTATGCAAATGAGGAAATTGATGAGCTTCATGTGATTTATAATCATTATGTCAGCGCGATTTCTCAAGTAGTTACAGATAAGCAGCTTTTACCCATCGAGAATATAGAAGGGCAAACTGGTGCAACTTCTGACTATGAGTTTGAGCCGAACCAGGAGGAAATTCTGGAAGTGCTTTTACCTCAATATGCAGAAAGTCTGATTTTTGAAGCACTACTTGACGGAAAAGCAAGTGAGCATGCTGCAAGTATGACAGCGATGCGCAGTGCAACAGATAATGCAAATGAATTAATCGATGATCTAGAACTATCATATAACCGTGCACGCCAGGCAGCTATTACGCAGGAAATTACTGAGATTGTCGGCGGCGTTGCAGCACTTGAATAG
- the atpD gene encoding F0F1 ATP synthase subunit beta: MTKGRVTQLMGPVVDVRFEDGELPAVNNALVVHNKQSGEDLTLEVALHLGDHSVRAIAMSSTDGFQRGTEVEDSGQPISVPVGDITLGRVFNVLGEKIDLDEPLPEGIRLDPIHRQAPDFESLSTETEILETGIKVVDLLAPYTKGGKIGLFGGAGVGKTVLIQELINNIAQEHGGISVFAGVGERTREGNDLYYEMSDSGVISKTAMVFGQMNEPPGARMRVALTGLTMAEYFRDEQGQDVLLFIDNIFRFTQAGMEVSALLGRMPSAVGYQPTLATEMGQLQERITTTDKGSVTSIQAIYVPADDYTDPAPATAFAHLDATTNLDRKLSEQGIYPAVDPLASTSRALDPVIVGEEHYKVATEVQQTLQKYRELQDIIAILGMDELSDEDKLVVSRARRIQFFLSQNFHVAEQFTGQPGSYVPVKETIQGFKEILEGKYDDLPEDAFRLVGRIEEVVEKAKVSE; the protein is encoded by the coding sequence ATGACGAAAGGACGCGTAACACAGCTGATGGGGCCAGTCGTTGACGTACGTTTTGAAGATGGCGAGCTTCCTGCTGTAAATAATGCACTAGTCGTACACAATAAACAATCAGGTGAAGATTTAACATTAGAAGTAGCGCTTCATCTTGGTGATCATAGTGTCCGTGCCATTGCGATGTCCTCAACAGATGGTTTCCAGCGTGGAACAGAGGTAGAAGATTCAGGTCAACCAATTTCTGTCCCTGTTGGAGATATTACATTAGGACGCGTATTTAACGTTTTAGGTGAAAAAATTGATTTAGATGAGCCGTTGCCAGAAGGTATCCGTTTAGATCCGATTCATCGTCAGGCGCCGGACTTTGAAAGTCTTTCTACGGAAACAGAGATTTTGGAAACCGGGATTAAAGTGGTTGACTTGCTTGCACCCTATACCAAAGGCGGAAAAATCGGTCTCTTTGGTGGTGCCGGTGTAGGTAAGACCGTATTAATTCAGGAATTAATCAATAATATCGCGCAGGAACACGGTGGTATTTCTGTATTCGCGGGTGTTGGAGAGCGAACTCGTGAAGGAAATGACCTTTATTATGAAATGAGTGATTCTGGCGTTATTTCCAAAACAGCGATGGTATTCGGACAAATGAACGAGCCGCCGGGTGCACGTATGCGTGTAGCATTAACCGGATTAACAATGGCAGAATATTTCCGTGATGAACAAGGACAGGACGTATTGTTATTTATTGATAATATTTTCCGTTTTACACAAGCTGGTATGGAGGTATCCGCACTTCTAGGACGTATGCCATCAGCCGTTGGTTATCAACCGACACTAGCAACGGAAATGGGCCAACTACAGGAACGTATTACAACAACCGATAAAGGTTCTGTAACGTCTATTCAGGCTATCTATGTTCCTGCGGATGACTATACCGATCCGGCGCCGGCAACGGCATTCGCTCACTTGGATGCAACAACGAACTTAGATCGTAAACTTTCTGAGCAAGGTATCTACCCTGCTGTGGATCCGTTGGCATCTACTTCTCGTGCGCTGGACCCGGTAATAGTAGGAGAAGAACATTACAAAGTTGCGACAGAAGTGCAGCAGACGCTTCAAAAATATCGTGAATTGCAGGATATTATTGCAATCCTTGGTATGGATGAACTGAGTGATGAGGACAAACTGGTTGTTTCTCGTGCACGCCGTATCCAATTCTTCTTATCACAAAACTTCCACGTTGCTGAGCAGTTCACTGGGCAGCCTGGTTCGTATGTTCCGGTAAAAGAAACGATTCAAGGTTTTAAAGAAATCCTTGAAGGGAAATATGATGACCTTCCAGAGGATGCCTTCCGTCTTGTCGGACGTATCGAAGAAGTCGTAGAGAAAGCAAAAGTTTCGGAATAA
- a CDS encoding ATP synthase subunit I, producing the protein MSNFDNMIIRQRKWMLYWLAILVLCAGFLPYTRIFLGLILGSSISFYNLWLLQHKSDQLGKTVAAGETAKTGLGTFSRMAAAVLAVVVAIRFDEYFHLYAVIFGIVSSYVIMMIDVIVYQLVIRNRKED; encoded by the coding sequence ATGTCTAATTTTGATAATATGATTATCCGTCAGCGAAAATGGATGCTTTACTGGTTGGCAATTTTAGTACTTTGCGCTGGATTTCTACCGTATACCCGAATTTTTCTCGGTTTAATCCTGGGTAGTAGCATCAGTTTTTATAACTTGTGGTTATTGCAGCACAAGTCAGACCAACTCGGCAAGACGGTTGCAGCCGGAGAAACGGCCAAAACTGGTTTAGGTACCTTTTCCAGAATGGCTGCCGCGGTATTAGCGGTTGTTGTTGCGATACGTTTTGATGAGTATTTTCATCTGTATGCTGTAATTTTTGGGATTGTTTCTTCCTACGTGATTATGATGATAGATGTCATTGTCTATCAACTAGTTATACGTAATCGCAAAGAAGACTAA
- the upp gene encoding uracil phosphoribosyltransferase: MSNVFVFDHPLIQHKLTYIRDKNTGTKEFRELVDEVAMLMAFEITRDLPTSDVEVETPVKTSHSKVLAGKKVGLVPILRAGLGMVDGVRKLIPAAKVGHVGLYRDPETFKPVEYYVKLPNDIEERELIVIDPMLATGGSAIDAIGALKKRGAKNVRLMCLVAAPEGVKAVQEEHPDVDIYLAALDDSLDDHGYIVPGLGDAGDRLFGTK, from the coding sequence GTGAGTAATGTATTTGTATTTGATCATCCGTTAATTCAACATAAATTAACGTATATTCGTGATAAAAATACGGGAACAAAAGAATTTCGTGAGCTTGTAGATGAAGTAGCAATGTTAATGGCGTTTGAAATTACAAGAGATTTACCGACATCGGATGTGGAAGTGGAAACACCTGTAAAGACGTCCCACTCAAAAGTATTAGCTGGTAAAAAAGTTGGGCTGGTACCAATTCTTCGTGCTGGTTTAGGAATGGTAGACGGTGTACGTAAACTGATTCCGGCAGCAAAAGTTGGACATGTTGGTTTGTATCGTGATCCGGAAACATTTAAACCGGTAGAATACTATGTGAAATTGCCAAATGATATAGAAGAACGTGAACTGATTGTAATTGATCCCATGCTGGCGACAGGCGGATCGGCAATTGATGCTATTGGTGCTTTGAAAAAGCGTGGCGCGAAAAATGTCCGTTTGATGTGTCTTGTTGCTGCGCCAGAGGGCGTGAAAGCAGTACAGGAAGAACATCCGGATGTAGATATTTACTTAGCAGCTCTGGACGATAGTTTGGATGACCATGGTTACATTGTTCCAGGCCTTGGTGATGCGGGAGACCGTTTATTTGGAACAAAATAA
- the atpE gene encoding F0F1 ATP synthase subunit C produces the protein MGALAAGIAIGLAALGAGVGNGLIVGRTVEGIARQPELRGPLMGTMFVGVALVEAVPILAVVIAFMVM, from the coding sequence ATGGGAGCTTTAGCAGCAGGTATCGCAATAGGCCTAGCAGCATTAGGTGCTGGTGTAGGTAACGGTTTAATCGTAGGTAGAACAGTAGAAGGAATTGCACGTCAACCAGAATTAAGAGGCCCGCTTATGGGGACAATGTTTGTCGGGGTAGCACTTGTTGAGGCTGTTCCAATCCTCGCAGTAGTTATCGCATTTATGGTCATGTAA
- a CDS encoding F0F1 ATP synthase subunit epsilon codes for MSTLEVSVVTPEGPILEDSFDMVVCKADTGEIGILPKHIPLVSPLQISIARLKKADDTVEVAISGGFMEVQPDKVTILAQSAETANHIDVLRAREAKDRAEKRLQDKSDTVDRYRAEHALKRAVNRLEIANS; via the coding sequence TTGAGTACATTAGAAGTAAGTGTCGTCACTCCTGAAGGTCCGATTCTGGAGGATAGCTTTGATATGGTTGTCTGTAAAGCGGATACTGGAGAAATTGGTATCCTGCCTAAGCATATTCCGCTTGTTTCTCCGTTACAAATAAGTATTGCCCGCTTGAAAAAAGCAGATGATACAGTGGAAGTTGCCATCAGCGGAGGTTTTATGGAAGTACAACCGGATAAAGTTACTATCCTGGCACAGTCCGCTGAAACTGCTAATCATATCGACGTTCTGCGTGCAAGAGAAGCCAAAGACCGTGCAGAGAAACGACTTCAGGATAAAAGCGATACAGTTGACAGGTACCGTGCTGAACATGCATTGAAACGGGCAGTTAATCGTCTGGAAATCGCAAATTCATAA
- a CDS encoding F0F1 ATP synthase subunit delta, with the protein MSYEVVAKRYADALFRLGIEQQKIEQLTADLRVVKPVFQNDKKLANFLTHPKIDQATKKQLVVEAFQGVDETILNTLQLLVDRHRILIIPAIIDEFLALVNDAKGMADATVYSTRNLSDDEKTQLERSFAARLGKSAVQFHNIVDPSILGGIKIRVGNTIYDGTVKGKLNRISRRIVSAN; encoded by the coding sequence ATGAGTTATGAAGTAGTTGCGAAACGATACGCAGATGCTCTTTTCAGACTTGGTATAGAACAACAGAAAATCGAACAGCTTACGGCAGACTTAAGAGTCGTCAAGCCTGTTTTTCAAAATGATAAGAAATTAGCTAACTTCCTGACACATCCAAAAATTGATCAGGCAACAAAGAAACAACTTGTCGTAGAAGCATTTCAAGGAGTGGACGAAACCATTTTGAACACCCTTCAATTACTGGTGGATCGTCACCGTATATTGATTATTCCAGCCATTATTGACGAATTCCTTGCTCTCGTAAATGATGCGAAAGGAATGGCAGATGCTACTGTATATTCGACAAGAAATTTATCGGATGATGAAAAGACTCAATTAGAGCGTTCTTTTGCTGCCCGATTAGGAAAAAGCGCCGTTCAATTTCATAATATCGTTGACCCGTCGATTCTTGGAGGAATCAAGATTCGCGTTGGAAATACGATTTATGACGGGACAGTCAAAGGGAAGCTGAATCGAATCTCCCGTAGAATTGTGTCTGCTAATTAA
- the atpA gene encoding F0F1 ATP synthase subunit alpha: protein MSINAEEISTLIKKQIENFDSDIEVTDVGTVIEVGDGIARAHGLDNAMAGELLEFPNGVMGLAQNLEESNVGIVILGPFEGIKEGDEVRRTGRIMQVPVGEELLGRVVNPLGQPIDGQGAIETSNTRPIEAPAPGVMDRKSVDEPLQTGLKAIDALVPIGRGQRELIIGDRQTGKTTVAVDTILNQGDQDMICIYVAIGQKESTVRSTVETFRKNGALDYTIVVTAGASDPAPLLYLSPYAGVAMGEEFMYNGKHVLVVYDDLSKQAVAYRELSLLLRRPPGREAFPGDVFYLHSRLLERAAKLSDAKGGGSLTALPFVETQAGDISAYIPTNVISITDGQIFLQSDLFFSGVRPAINPGLSVSRVGGSAQIKAMKKVAGTLRLDLASFRELEAFSQFGSDLDKATQAKLNRGQRTVEILKQGLHKPMPVEKQVASIYALTRGFLDDIPVEDVLRFEEEMGIWLEHNQNDLLTSIRDTGKLPDEEEFSGAIESFKKTFLPSDK, encoded by the coding sequence ATGAGCATTAATGCTGAAGAAATTAGTACGCTGATAAAAAAGCAAATTGAAAATTTTGATTCAGACATAGAAGTGACTGATGTTGGAACAGTTATTGAAGTCGGAGACGGGATTGCACGTGCACACGGACTTGATAACGCAATGGCAGGAGAGCTGCTTGAATTTCCTAACGGAGTGATGGGCTTAGCTCAAAACTTAGAGGAAAGCAATGTAGGTATTGTTATTCTCGGCCCTTTTGAAGGGATTAAAGAAGGGGATGAAGTACGCCGGACCGGCCGCATCATGCAAGTACCGGTTGGAGAGGAACTATTAGGACGCGTGGTGAATCCACTGGGTCAGCCAATTGATGGACAAGGTGCGATTGAAACATCCAATACGCGTCCGATTGAAGCGCCGGCACCAGGCGTAATGGATCGGAAATCCGTTGATGAGCCATTGCAAACTGGACTAAAAGCGATTGACGCGCTTGTACCGATTGGCCGTGGACAACGTGAGTTAATCATTGGTGACCGTCAAACAGGGAAAACAACGGTTGCAGTGGATACGATTTTGAATCAGGGCGATCAAGATATGATTTGTATTTACGTCGCAATTGGCCAAAAAGAATCTACTGTTCGTTCTACTGTAGAAACATTCCGTAAGAACGGAGCATTGGATTATACGATTGTGGTCACTGCAGGCGCATCCGACCCGGCTCCATTACTATACTTATCGCCGTATGCCGGAGTGGCTATGGGTGAAGAGTTTATGTATAACGGCAAACACGTCCTTGTTGTGTATGATGATTTATCCAAACAAGCGGTTGCTTATCGTGAACTTTCCTTATTACTTCGCCGCCCGCCAGGCCGTGAAGCATTCCCGGGAGATGTATTCTACTTACATTCCCGTTTATTAGAGCGTGCAGCAAAACTAAGTGATGCAAAAGGCGGCGGTTCCTTGACAGCCTTGCCTTTCGTTGAAACACAGGCAGGCGATATCTCAGCGTATATCCCGACTAACGTTATTTCCATTACAGACGGTCAGATTTTCTTACAATCCGACTTGTTTTTCTCCGGAGTACGTCCGGCGATTAACCCGGGTCTGTCCGTATCGCGTGTCGGCGGTTCTGCGCAGATTAAGGCCATGAAAAAAGTTGCGGGTACACTGCGTCTTGACTTGGCATCGTTCCGTGAGCTGGAAGCATTCTCCCAATTCGGCTCTGATTTGGATAAAGCAACGCAAGCAAAACTGAACCGTGGGCAACGCACAGTAGAAATACTAAAGCAGGGACTTCATAAACCAATGCCGGTTGAAAAACAGGTAGCTTCTATTTACGCCTTAACAAGAGGATTCTTAGATGACATTCCTGTGGAAGATGTCCTGCGCTTTGAAGAAGAAATGGGTATCTGGCTGGAACATAATCAAAATGATCTGTTAACCAGTATCCGTGACACAGGAAAACTCCCAGATGAAGAAGAATTCAGCGGAGCAATTGAAAGCTTTAAGAAAACATTCTTACCATCTGATAAATAA
- a CDS encoding F0F1 ATP synthase subunit B produces the protein MHSYIDSLVIGADVGGLQWPDMLVQLFFFLILLALLKKFAWGPLMKKMEDREQYVANEIDAAEKSRAEAEKASKEAADQLDQVRAEAQKMIEDAKAAGTRQEEQIIESAKKEADRIKEAAQADIQNEKERAIEALQDKVASLSVLIASKVIEKELSEQDQEKLINEYIKEVGEER, from the coding sequence GTGCATTCATACATTGATTCATTAGTAATAGGCGCCGATGTCGGCGGCTTGCAATGGCCGGATATGCTGGTTCAGCTGTTTTTCTTCCTTATTCTTCTTGCATTGTTGAAAAAATTTGCCTGGGGACCATTGATGAAAAAAATGGAAGACCGTGAGCAATATGTGGCGAATGAAATTGATGCAGCTGAAAAAAGCAGAGCTGAAGCAGAGAAGGCTTCTAAAGAAGCAGCTGATCAGCTAGATCAAGTGAGAGCAGAAGCTCAAAAAATGATTGAAGATGCAAAAGCAGCAGGCACCAGGCAAGAGGAACAAATTATTGAATCTGCGAAGAAGGAAGCAGATCGTATAAAAGAAGCTGCCCAAGCAGATATTCAAAACGAGAAAGAAAGAGCTATCGAAGCGCTGCAGGATAAAGTGGCATCTCTATCTGTATTAATTGCAAGCAAAGTTATTGAGAAAGAGTTAAGCGAGCAGGATCAGGAGAAACTGATCAACGAATACATTAAAGAGGTAGGAGAAGAGCGATGA
- the atpB gene encoding F0F1 ATP synthase subunit A yields the protein MDHENPIVHDIFGIPGADLNLSNVLMTFIVSLIVFVFCVWGSRKLQMKPKGMQNFMEWAVEFVRGIIKDNMDWKTGKVFLPLGLTLIFYILVSNLVGVATVGVVGHDLWWKSPTADASLTLALSTMIILLTHYYGIKVRGTKAYLKTYVSPVPFMLPFKIVEEFTNTLTLGLRLFGNLYAGEVLLGLLVGWATSSAFGFVGAALPMLAWQGFSVFIGVIQSYVFVMLTMVYMSHKVSADH from the coding sequence TTGGATCATGAAAATCCAATAGTACATGATATCTTTGGGATACCGGGTGCTGATTTAAATCTTTCAAATGTGTTAATGACTTTTATCGTGTCACTGATTGTTTTCGTTTTCTGTGTGTGGGGAAGCAGAAAATTGCAAATGAAACCCAAAGGGATGCAAAACTTTATGGAATGGGCAGTAGAGTTTGTGCGGGGCATTATAAAAGACAATATGGATTGGAAAACAGGAAAAGTTTTTCTTCCGCTTGGATTGACACTCATTTTTTATATCTTAGTAAGTAACCTTGTCGGAGTAGCTACTGTTGGAGTGGTTGGACACGATTTATGGTGGAAGTCTCCTACCGCGGATGCGAGTCTTACTCTAGCATTGTCAACAATGATTATTTTATTGACACACTATTACGGCATCAAAGTTCGAGGAACAAAAGCATATTTAAAGACATACGTGAGCCCGGTGCCATTTATGTTACCATTTAAAATAGTAGAAGAATTTACAAATACCTTAACATTGGGTCTTCGTCTGTTTGGTAACCTTTATGCTGGTGAAGTTTTATTAGGTCTATTGGTAGGCTGGGCAACTTCCAGTGCGTTCGGTTTCGTCGGAGCAGCATTGCCGATGCTTGCATGGCAAGGATTCAGTGTGTTTATCGGTGTTATTCAATCGTATGTATTTGTTATGTTAACAATGGTTTATATGTCTCATAAAGTGAGTGCAGACCATTAA
- the glyA gene encoding serine hydroxymethyltransferase translates to MEYVKQADNEVFQAMMQEKERQHNKIELIASENFVSKAVMDAMGSILTNKYAEGYPDKRYYGGCEYVDIVEDIARDRAKEIFGADHANVQPHSGSQANMAVYFTFLEPGDTVLGMNLNHGGHLTHGSPVNFSGGLYNFVDYGVDKETEKLDYDAVLEKAKEVKPKLIVAGASAYSRGIDFKKFREIADAVGAYLMVDMAHIAGLVATGHHENPVPYSDFVTTTTHKTLRGPRGGMILCKEAYAKKIDKAIFPGIQGGPLMHIIAAKAVSFKEVLSDDFKAYSGNIIENAKALGEALQKEGIRIVSGGTDNHLLLLDVTPLNLTGKAAEKALDDIGVTTNKNTIPFDTESPFVTSGVRIGTAAVTTRGFGVEEMKEIAAIISLTLKNLEDEDKLNEAKERVQALTDKFPLYK, encoded by the coding sequence ATGGAATATGTAAAACAAGCAGATAATGAAGTTTTTCAGGCGATGATGCAAGAGAAGGAGCGTCAGCATAATAAAATTGAGCTGATTGCTTCCGAAAACTTTGTGTCCAAGGCGGTTATGGATGCAATGGGGTCCATACTCACCAATAAATATGCGGAAGGCTACCCGGATAAACGCTATTATGGCGGTTGTGAGTATGTGGATATTGTAGAGGATATTGCTAGGGACCGTGCGAAGGAAATATTCGGCGCGGATCATGCCAATGTACAGCCTCACTCCGGTTCTCAAGCGAATATGGCAGTATATTTCACTTTTCTGGAGCCTGGAGATACGGTATTGGGAATGAATTTAAACCATGGCGGGCATTTAACGCATGGAAGCCCGGTTAACTTCAGCGGCGGTTTGTACAACTTTGTTGATTATGGTGTGGATAAAGAGACAGAAAAGCTGGATTATGATGCTGTTCTTGAAAAAGCAAAAGAAGTGAAACCCAAACTGATTGTTGCCGGCGCAAGTGCGTATTCACGAGGCATTGATTTTAAAAAGTTCAGAGAGATTGCAGACGCTGTGGGTGCTTATCTGATGGTGGATATGGCCCATATTGCCGGGTTAGTTGCTACGGGTCACCATGAAAATCCGGTTCCATACTCTGATTTTGTCACCACAACAACGCATAAAACATTACGCGGACCGCGCGGCGGTATGATACTCTGTAAAGAAGCGTATGCGAAGAAAATTGATAAAGCCATTTTCCCAGGAATTCAAGGCGGACCTTTAATGCATATCATTGCAGCAAAAGCTGTTTCCTTCAAAGAAGTCTTATCGGATGATTTTAAAGCTTATTCCGGAAACATTATCGAAAATGCGAAAGCACTTGGAGAAGCACTGCAAAAAGAAGGTATCCGGATTGTTTCAGGCGGTACAGATAATCATTTATTATTATTAGATGTTACACCATTAAATCTGACTGGAAAAGCAGCAGAAAAAGCGTTAGATGATATCGGCGTCACAACCAATAAAAATACGATTCCTTTTGATACGGAAAGTCCGTTTGTTACAAGTGGTGTCCGTATTGGAACGGCAGCTGTAACAACACGTGGATTCGGCGTGGAAGAAATGAAAGAAATTGCTGCAATTATCTCTCTTACGCTTAAAAACTTAGAAGACGAAGATAAATTAAACGAAGCAAAAGAACGTGTACAAGCATTAACAGATAAATTCCCGTTATATAAATAA
- a CDS encoding S8 family serine peptidase, producing the protein MWKKVLCLWTVCMILSLIPIVHDTYAEEQKQTLIIEVEGDPEKVKEEIEAYHPFVEVVAVYDIVFKGLAVEGKAEQLAELGSIEQVKTLHQVQTYETQPQHSDNADVTEQLEPSASKPYDINTTDFTGKGVKVGVIDTGIDYEHPDLQKNYQGGYDLVDFDDDPMETTPEEGQPTEHGTHVSGIIAGNGDIKGVAPDAELYAYRALGPGGSGSSVQVLAALEKAIEDEMDIINLSLGNDVNIPDYPTSMAVNRAREMGIIVVIANGNSGPDAWTVGSPATADHSVSVGASTTPQKEPVLTDTLEEKEIPLLEAIGAPQWELDNDYQLIDMDNMEQGQSLHGKIAITRRNEIPFFELALQAESMGAEALIIYNSESGPLQASVDNNRQPVNIPVASIEKEEGEWLQAQINKGNYFIDSIQKENTITIAPFSSRGPVTVHWNIKPDISAPGAGIWSTVPGGYQAMNGTSMASPHVAGAFAVLKEAHPDWTDEQLVGALKTTAQPFEEAETRLNATTQGMGLIHLEAAADPSTIIYDPQLEFGKLNQYQEAFTETVTVENKTDKEQTYYFEMPERKDGFVWDIPQSFTIEPQAQKEITVKLSMNRDRLEEGVHEGWLTLREGESNYELPYIIVNQEADQPKTAGFEFYLEPFENADYKYQFYVTESVKKMNVSLYNPETFLFERKLLEETELKEGKHEGVLRKEEAGAPGYYLALITAELENGEFEQIETMIMIE; encoded by the coding sequence ATGTGGAAAAAAGTGCTGTGTTTATGGACGGTTTGCATGATTTTATCACTGATCCCAATCGTGCATGATACGTATGCTGAAGAACAGAAGCAAACACTCATTATCGAGGTGGAAGGTGATCCGGAAAAAGTAAAAGAAGAAATAGAAGCGTATCATCCATTTGTTGAAGTAGTAGCCGTGTACGATATTGTTTTTAAAGGACTTGCTGTGGAAGGCAAAGCAGAACAATTGGCGGAGCTGGGTTCGATTGAACAAGTCAAGACACTTCACCAAGTGCAAACATATGAAACGCAACCGCAGCATTCAGACAATGCGGATGTGACGGAACAATTGGAACCTTCCGCATCAAAACCATATGATATAAATACAACCGATTTTACCGGAAAAGGTGTCAAAGTAGGTGTTATTGACACAGGAATTGATTATGAACATCCTGATTTGCAGAAGAATTACCAGGGTGGTTACGACTTGGTTGATTTTGACGATGATCCTATGGAAACAACCCCGGAGGAAGGGCAGCCTACAGAGCACGGGACGCACGTTTCAGGAATTATTGCTGGGAATGGAGACATAAAAGGGGTCGCTCCAGATGCGGAATTATATGCTTACCGCGCCTTGGGACCAGGCGGGTCAGGTTCTTCCGTTCAAGTATTAGCAGCATTGGAAAAAGCAATAGAAGACGAGATGGATATTATTAATCTGTCGCTTGGGAATGATGTCAATATACCGGATTATCCAACAAGTATGGCGGTGAACCGTGCTAGGGAGATGGGCATTATCGTAGTAATTGCCAATGGAAACAGTGGACCGGATGCATGGACCGTCGGATCGCCGGCAACAGCAGACCATTCCGTTTCCGTAGGAGCATCAACAACGCCGCAGAAAGAGCCGGTACTGACAGATACCTTGGAAGAAAAGGAGATACCTTTACTAGAAGCAATTGGGGCTCCACAATGGGAACTGGACAATGATTATCAGCTCATCGATATGGACAATATGGAGCAGGGGCAATCCTTGCACGGCAAAATCGCCATTACCAGACGAAATGAAATACCTTTTTTTGAATTGGCGTTACAAGCAGAAAGCATGGGGGCAGAAGCTTTAATCATTTATAATTCTGAATCTGGACCGCTGCAGGCCTCTGTGGACAATAATCGGCAGCCTGTCAATATTCCGGTTGCTTCTATCGAGAAAGAAGAAGGAGAGTGGCTGCAGGCACAAATAAACAAAGGGAATTATTTTATAGATTCGATTCAAAAAGAGAATACTATCACGATTGCACCTTTCAGTTCAAGAGGACCGGTTACCGTGCATTGGAATATTAAACCGGATATCTCAGCTCCTGGAGCGGGTATTTGGAGTACGGTTCCGGGAGGGTATCAAGCAATGAATGGAACAAGTATGGCTTCTCCGCATGTAGCTGGAGCATTTGCTGTTTTAAAAGAGGCGCATCCGGATTGGACGGACGAGCAGCTGGTTGGAGCCCTGAAAACAACAGCACAACCCTTTGAAGAAGCGGAAACTCGCTTAAATGCTACAACACAGGGGATGGGGCTTATTCATCTGGAAGCAGCTGCCGATCCATCTACAATTATATATGATCCGCAACTGGAATTCGGTAAGCTGAATCAGTATCAGGAAGCTTTTACCGAAACAGTCACGGTCGAAAATAAAACGGACAAGGAACAGACCTATTATTTTGAAATGCCGGAGCGGAAGGATGGCTTCGTTTGGGATATTCCGCAATCTTTCACGATTGAACCGCAAGCACAAAAAGAAATAACGGTAAAACTATCGATGAACCGGGACCGATTGGAAGAAGGCGTTCATGAAGGGTGGTTGACGCTTAGAGAAGGGGAGAGCAACTACGAGTTGCCTTACATTATTGTTAACCAGGAAGCTGATCAGCCAAAAACAGCAGGATTTGAATTTTACCTCGAACCTTTTGAAAACGCAGATTATAAATATCAATTTTATGTAACGGAATCGGTGAAAAAGATGAATGTCAGCTTATACAACCCAGAGACTTTTCTGTTTGAAAGGAAACTGCTGGAAGAAACAGAATTAAAAGAAGGAAAGCATGAAGGAGTGCTTCGTAAAGAAGAAGCGGGGGCACCTGGATATTATCTGGCATTAATCACAGCGGAACTTGAAAATGGAGAATTTGAACAGATAGAGACAATGATCATGATTGAGTGA